Below is a window of Deinococcus multiflagellatus DNA.
CCTGGCGGCGCTGAATCTGGCGCCCAAGACCACCCTTCGCGGCACCACCATCGCCTGCACTGGCAACCAGTTCTGCCGCCTGGCCCTCACCGAGACCAAGGCGCGCACCGCCGCGCTGGTGGATCACCTGGAACCGCTGACCCTGGCGCTGGACGTGCCGTTCACCATCAACCTGACGGGGTGCAGCAACGCCTGCACGCGCTATCAGGTGGCCGACCTGGGCTTCATGGGCGCCAACCGCACCGACAAGGACGGCACCGTGCACGAGGTCTACAACGTGCATCTGGCCGGCAGCATTGGGCAGGCGCAGCGCACTGGGACCAAGCTGAAGGGCGCGGTGCCCGCTGAGCAGCTGAACGCCTACACCGAGGCTGTGCTGGCGGACTTCCAGGCCAACAAGCTTCCCGAGGAAAGCTTTGTGGAGTACGCCGACCGCGTGGGCCACGAGCGCTTCACGCCGGACACCGTGCTGGCTGCGCGTGAACTGGTGACGGCGTGACCGCCCTGCAAGAGCGCCCCGCCGTGGGCACCGGCCGCGTGGTGTGGCTGACCGGCCTGAGCGGCGCGGGCAAGAGCACCCTGGCGAGCGCGCTGCACGCCGAACTGCTCGCGCGCGGCGTTCCCACCGAACTGCTGGACGGCGACGCCGTGCGCGAGAACCTGAGCAAGGGCCTGGGCTTTTCCAAGGCCGACCGCGATACCAACGTGCGCCGCATCGGCTTTGTGGCTGGCCTGCTGGCCAAGCACGGCGTCACCGTACTCGTGAGCGCCATCAGTCCCTATGCCGAGACCCGGCGCGAGGTGCTGGCCGGGCTGCCGAACGCCCTGGAAGTGTTCGTGGACGCCCCGCTGGACGTGGTGACCGCCCGCGACGTCAAGGGCCTGTACCTGAAGGCCCTGGCTGGCGAAATCCCGCACTTTACCGGCGTGAGCGATCCCTACCAGGCGCCCGAACAGCCAGACCTGCACCTGCGCACCGACCAGATCAGCGTGGAGGAGGGTGTGGCGCGCTTGCTGGGGGTGCTGGGGCTGTGACGGCGGTGGAGGCCAAGGGCCTGGGCGGGGTCGAGGGGTCGAGGAGCCGAGGGGTCGAGAGCCCTGCGGCCCAGACGTTGGCGCCCGCCTCCTTCTCCCCCACCACCTTTTCCCCGGGGACCGAGCCCCTGGAGATCATCCGCTGGGCGCTGGATACCTACCCGGACCTGCTGATGCCCAGTGCCTTCAACCTGAACGGGGTGGTGCTGCTGGACCTCGCCGCGCAGGCGGGTTATCAGGGCGAGGTGGTGTTCGTGGACACCGGCTTCCACTTTCCCGAAACGCTGAGCACACGCGACCGGCTGGCGGCGCGCTACCCGCAGCTGACCTTCGTGACCCTGAACAGTGGCGCCCACCCGGACGACGGGCAGACGGACCCTGGGCTGTACGCCAGCGACCCGGATGCCTGCTGCGCGGCGCGCAAGGTGGCGCCGCTGCAGGCGTATCTGCGGCAAAAGGCCCCGGCCGCGCTGCTGAATGCCCGCAGCCGCGACCAGGCCGCGACCCGCGCCGACATTCCCTTTGTGGAAGAGGGCGGCGCGCGGGTGAAGATCAACCCGCTGGCCCACTGGACCCGTGAACAGCTGGAAGCGTACGCCCGCGACCACGACCTGCCGGTGAATCCGCTGTACTGGGACGGCTTTCTGAGCATTGGGTGCTGGCCCTGCACGCGCGCCGTGCGGCCCGGCGAGGACGCCCGCGCGGGCCGCTGGGCGGGAAAAGGCAAGACCGAATGTGGCCTGTGGGCCGGGGAAGGCCGCTTATGAGGCGCTGCCCGCGATCTGCCCGGCGATGTCGCCGTTCCCGCTGACCCGCTGTTCTTTTTTCTGGGCCCAATAGTTGAGTCTTTTCATCCATAACCCTCTGCCCCCACCCCTGCCCCCAAGGACGCCCCTGCCATGACCATCCTGCTGCCCGAATCTACCCTTCTGCCTGCGCCGCTTGGCGGCACCCTGGTCAGCGGCCTGCGCCGCCCCGGTCACGATTTCGACCCCGCCGAACTGGCCGGCCTGCCCCGTCTGGCCCTCAGCGAGCGCTCGGCAGCCGATCTGGAGATGCTGGCCACGGGCGCCTACTCGCCCCTGCGCGGCTTCGTGAACGAGGCCGATTACCTCAGCATCCTCTCGCGCCTGCGCCTGGCGGACGGCACGCCCTGGAGCATTCCGATCACGCTGCCGGTGTCCCGCGAGGACGCGGCGCGCGCCCGGGGCCGCGTGGTCCTCACCTTCGGCGGGCAGGACGTGGGCTGGATTGACGTGCAGGAGGCCTACGCCGCCCGCAAGACCCTGGAAGCCCAGGAGGTCTACCGCACTGCCGACGAGGCCCACCCCGGCGTGGCCGCGCTGTATGCCCAGGGCGACGTGTATCTGGCCGGCGAGGTGGCGCTGTTCGAGGTGCCGCGCGGCGCCTTCCCCCGCCACCACCGCACGCCCGCCGAGGTGCGCGAGGTGATTGAAGCGCGCGGCTGGCGCTCAACGGTGGCGTTCCAGACCCGCAACCCCATTCACCGCGCCCACGAGTACCTGCAGAAGGTGGCGCTGGAACTGGTGGACGGCCTGCTGCTGCACCCGCTGGTGGGCAGCACCAAGGGCGACGACGTGCCCGCCGACACCCGCGTGCAGGCGTACGAGGTGCTGCTGAAGGGCTATTACCCCCAGGAACGCACGCTGCTGAGCGTGTACCCGGCCGCCATGCGCTACGCGGGCCCGCGCGAGGCCATTTTGCACGCCCTGTCGCGGCGCAACTACGGCGTCACGCACTTCATCGTGGGGCGCGACCACGCGGGCGTGGGCAGCTACTACGGCACCTACGACGCCCAGGAGATTTTCAGCGCCTACGCCCCCGAGGAACTGGGCATCCAGATTCTCAAGTTCGAGCACACCTTTTACTGCAACTCCTGCGGGCAGCTGGTCAGCCCCCGCACCTGCCCGCACGACGCCTCGCACCACCTCGTGCTGAGCGGCACCAAGGTCCGCGAGAAGCTGCGCGCGGGCGAGGCGCTGCCCGCCGAGTTCACCCGCCCGGAAGTGGCCGAGGTGCTGCGCGCCGCCTACGCCGAGCCGGCCTGAGGCGCCCGGGAAGCGGTGGGTGGGTTGACCCAGGACCCACCGCCCTCTCATGTCCCTGACGCGGCCTTAAGAAGCCCTCAAGGTGGGGCGGGTATGGTCACACGTGACGGCCCGCCCCCCACCGTGAAATGCAGCATCTCTGAGAGCACCCAAGATTTCTGAGGAGGTTCCATGACCCGACTTGCACTGACCGTTGCCCTGGCCTTCGCCCTGCCCAGCCTCGCCTCGGCCCAAGAGGCGCAGAGCGTGCGCCTGGGCTTTTTCCCGAACCTCACCCACGCCCCCGCCCTGGTGGGGCTGGAACGCGGCACCTTTCAAAAGGCGCTGGGCAAGGTCAAGCTGGAGCCCAAGGAGTTCGTTTCGGGCACCACGCTGACTGAAGCGTTCGCCGCCGGGCAGATTGATATCGCCTACATTGGGCCAGGACCCGCCATCAACGCCATTGGGCGCGGCATGCCGGTGCAGATCATCGCCGGGGCCAGCGAGGCGGGCGCCGTGCTGGTGGCCCGCAAGGACAGCGCCATCAAGAGCTACAAGGACCTGGCCGGCAAGACCGTGGCGGTGCCCAGCCTGGGCAACACCCAGGACATCAGCCTGCGCCACATCCTGAACGAGAACGATCTGAAGTCCAAAGCGGACGGCGGCAACGTGACCATTACGCCCGTGGCCCCCGCCGACGTGATGGCGGCGTTTGCGGCCAAGCGCGTGGACGCCACCCTGGTGCCTGAACCGTGGGGCGCCGTTCTTGAGGCGCAGGGGCACCGCATCATCGGCACGGAAAAAACCGTGTGGCGGGGCGGCAACTACCCCACCACCATCGTCATCGTGAATGCCAAGTTCGCCCAGGCCAACCCGGCGCTGGTCACCGCATTCCTCAAAGCGCACACCGACGCCGTGGCCTTTCTCAACAAGAGCCCGGCGGCGGCCCAGGCGGCGGTGAACAAGCAGCTGCTGGCCCTGACGGGCGCCAAAATTGACCTGCGCGTGCTGCAGCGCGCCTTTGCCCGCACGCGCTTTACCACCGCGCTGGACCCGGCGGCCCTCAAGGAATACGCCGCCCTGAACGTGGAAGCCGGCTACGCCCGCAGCGCCCCGGACCTCACCCCGTTTCTTCGCAAGTGAGGCCCGGACATGACCACCCTTGACCATGCGGGCCCTGCCCGCCCGGCGCGCGGCCCCTCGCGCTGGGTGGCGCTGGCCTGGCAACTGCTGGGGCTCGTGCTGATTCTGGGCGTGTGGTGGCTGCTCACCGACGTGCTGAAGCTGTACCCGCCCTACGTGTTTCCGGGGCCCAAGGCGGTCTGGACCGAAATCAGCTACGGGCTGTGGGGCAGCGGCCCGCAGGACGGCAAACTGCTGTCGGCCATCGGCGGCAGCCTGCGCCGAATGCTGACCGGCTACCTGATCGCGGTGGCGCTGGGGGTGCTGGTGGGCCTGCTGATGGGCGCGTGGCGGCCCCTGCGCACCACCCTGGGCGCGTACCTGACTGGCATTCAGAGCGTGCCCAGCATCGCCTTTGTGCCGTTCGCCATTCTGTTTTTCGGTCTGAACGAACGTGCCGCGCTGGCCGTGGTGATTCTGGAAGGGTTCATTCCCATGGCCCTGGCGGTGTCCGGCGCGCTGCTGAACGTGCCGCCCGCCCTGCGCGTGGCGGGGCGCACGCTGGGCGCAAACGCGCTGGGCCTGACCCTGCGGGTGCTGCTGCCCGCCTCGCTGCCCAACATCCTGACCGGGCTGCGCACCGCCTGGAGCTTTGCGTGGCGGGCCCTGGTGGGCGGGGAACTCCTGATTGGCGGGGTCGCCAGCTTGGGCGAGCAGCTGGAGGTGGGCCGCAACACGGCCAACGTGGCGCTGGTGCTGGCCACCATCATCATCATTGGCCTCATTGGCGGCCTGTTTGACGCCCTGCTGCGCACCTTCGAGGGCCGGGTGCGCCGCGACTACGGCCTGGAGGTGCCACAATGACCACCATCATGAACGCTGCCGGGCCTGCTGCCGCTTCTGCCGCCGCGCGCGGTGGGGCTCCCCTGACGCTGGACAGCGTGACCTACCGCTACCACGGCCGCAAAGCCACCGGCGCCGGGGTGGGGCCGCTGAACCTGCATGTGGCGGCCGGCGAATTCCTGTGCGTGGTGGGCCCGTCGGGCAGCGGCAAAAGCACGCTGCTGTCGCTGCTGGCGGGCTTTCTGCGCCCACAGACCGGGCAGATCACCCTGGGCGGCGAAACCATCCGGGGGCCCCACCCGCGCCTGACGCTGGTACAGCAGGAACCCGCGCTGTTTCCATGGCTGACCGTGGCGGGCAACGTGGCCTTTGGTCTGCGCGCCGGTCCCCGCGCCGAACGCCAGAGCCGCGTGGCCGACGCCCTGCGGCAGGTGGGCCTCGCCGGCTACGAGGGCCGGCGCCCCCATGAACTCTCGGGCGGGCAGCGCCAGCGGGTGGCCCTGGCCCGCGCCCTGGTCACGCGCCCAGGCCTGCTGCTGCTGGACGAACCCTTCAGCGCCCTGGACCACGCCACCCGCACTGCCCTGGCCGACGAACTGCTGACCCTCTGGCGCCAGTCCGGCGTGACGGTGGTGTTCGTGACCCACCAGCTGGACGAGGCCCTGCACCTGGGCCAGCGCATCGTGGCCCTGCGCGACGGCGAGGTGGCCCTGGACGCCCCCGCCAGCCAGACCAGCGTGAAGGAGTTGCAGAGCCTGCTGCGGGTGTAAAACGGCTTCCGAAAAATTCCGTCACACCTGACGGAATTTTTTCGACCAGAGGGAGAGGGAAAAAATACGGATGTCCGGGAATTGGGCTGGCACAGCGCCACAGGCGGGGAACATCCAGTTCTTTTCTGGATGTTCCGGAAATGGACGGAATCCGTATAAAGCCCTACAGCTCCGCTTTCAAGGCCCGCCCCTCCGGCGGGCTTTCAGCTGGTCCGACAGCGCGGTTCGGCCGGAACGCGCTTCATAGTCACGCAGGGGCGGCGTGAGGCTCAGGTCTGCGTTGATTATCTGGGCGCCCCAGCAGAGGTGCGCCGCATACGCCTGGCCGTGCCCGAAAGCCAGCAGGGTCAGCATGGCCTGAACGTGGCCCAGGCCATCGGGGGTGCTGTCATCCGCCAGCGCCAGCTGTGTGGGCAAGGTCTGCGCCAGACCGGCCAGGGCCTGCTTGTACTTCCGGGTCACTGCTGCTGACACTTCCAAGGGGACCGGGCAGGTGTTCCCTGCTGTCCTGGAACATTCGATCAGGGCCAGCAGGACATACAGCTCGCCGTGGTACAGCTGCGGAAAGCGCCCGATCATCTCGCACCAGACGGGCACAGCCACTAGGGTCGCCGGGTAGACCGTGCCCTGATGCCAGATCTGACGCCAGACCCGTTCGTACAGCGGCACCTCTTCCTCGGTGAAGAACCCGCTCCGCGCAGAGAATCCATACTCGCCCGGCCCGAGCCCAAGCATAGCCAGCAGCCACTGGGCCAGCCGGGGATCGCCGTGGCACGACTGACCCAGGAGTCGCTGCTCTTCCGGCGTGAACGTCACTGCCTGAGCTTACCTGTCGCTCAGGGGGTTGGCCCACTGCTCAGTGGGCGGCCACAGCCTCTTTCCCCATCTGCTCCTGCGCCAGCCGCTCCCAGTTCACGCGGCGCAGGCGCCATTCAAAGATCGCCACTTTTACCAGTTCCTCGGCGCTGCGGCCCAGGAAGACGCCCCAGACGCCCAGCGGCGTGAACAGCCCCAGCCAGATCGCCAGCGGTAGCCCCACCACAAAGGCGCCCACCACGTCGCCCAGAATCACGCCCCGGCCATCGGCGGCGCCCGGCAGCACCCCGCCGCCAATGATCATGTTGCGCACCTTGGCCACCTGGGTCACCGCGCTGATCAGCACGCCGACCAGGGCAATGTGGTGCACCTCGGCGCCCACGCGGGGAAAGAGGGGCGGCACCAGCAGGGCGCTGAGGGCGAACAGCAGGCCAAAGCTGGCACCCGTCAGCAGGCCCGCGCGGCCAATGCGGCCCAGCCACAGGCGCGCGCCCGCCGCGTCGCCCGCCCCCAGGGCGCGGCTGGTAAACACGGTGGCCGCGCTCATCAGGCCGAACGAGCCCACGATAAAAATGCCCTCCAGCGTGCCCACAATCTGGCTGGCCGCCAGCGCGGCGGTGCCCACCCGGGCGAACACGGCGGCGTACAGAAAGCCCCCCAGGCTCCAGGCAAACTCGGTAAAGGCCAGCGGCGCGCTGATGCTCAGCAGCGGGCCCGTGATGGTGCGCCACGCCGCGCGGGCGGGCAGGGCCAGGGCCGCCAGCTGCCGGGGACCGTAAATCTGATAGGCCAGCAGCGCCACCTTCAGCACGTTGGCGATCACCAGCGCCCACGCCGCGCCCACCACGCCCAGCTGGGGCAGCGGCCCCACGCCGAACACCAGCCCGTAGGCCACCAGACTTTCCACGATCACGGTGATCACGGTCGCCACCAGCGGCGTGCGGGCGTGCCCCAACGAGCGCAGAGCCCCACTGAGAATCCAGGCGAGGCTGCCGGGAATCAGCGCCAGCATGGCCACCTGCATGTAGGGCGTGGCGGC
It encodes the following:
- the cysC gene encoding adenylyl-sulfate kinase gives rise to the protein MTALQERPAVGTGRVVWLTGLSGAGKSTLASALHAELLARGVPTELLDGDAVRENLSKGLGFSKADRDTNVRRIGFVAGLLAKHGVTVLVSAISPYAETRREVLAGLPNALEVFVDAPLDVVTARDVKGLYLKALAGEIPHFTGVSDPYQAPEQPDLHLRTDQISVEEGVARLLGVLGL
- a CDS encoding phosphoadenylyl-sulfate reductase, coding for MAPASFSPTTFSPGTEPLEIIRWALDTYPDLLMPSAFNLNGVVLLDLAAQAGYQGEVVFVDTGFHFPETLSTRDRLAARYPQLTFVTLNSGAHPDDGQTDPGLYASDPDACCAARKVAPLQAYLRQKAPAALLNARSRDQAATRADIPFVEEGGARVKINPLAHWTREQLEAYARDHDLPVNPLYWDGFLSIGCWPCTRAVRPGEDARAGRWAGKGKTECGLWAGEGRL
- the sat gene encoding sulfate adenylyltransferase, with amino-acid sequence MTILLPESTLLPAPLGGTLVSGLRRPGHDFDPAELAGLPRLALSERSAADLEMLATGAYSPLRGFVNEADYLSILSRLRLADGTPWSIPITLPVSREDAARARGRVVLTFGGQDVGWIDVQEAYAARKTLEAQEVYRTADEAHPGVAALYAQGDVYLAGEVALFEVPRGAFPRHHRTPAEVREVIEARGWRSTVAFQTRNPIHRAHEYLQKVALELVDGLLLHPLVGSTKGDDVPADTRVQAYEVLLKGYYPQERTLLSVYPAAMRYAGPREAILHALSRRNYGVTHFIVGRDHAGVGSYYGTYDAQEIFSAYAPEELGIQILKFEHTFYCNSCGQLVSPRTCPHDASHHLVLSGTKVREKLRAGEALPAEFTRPEVAEVLRAAYAEPA
- a CDS encoding ABC transporter substrate-binding protein, which gives rise to MTRLALTVALAFALPSLASAQEAQSVRLGFFPNLTHAPALVGLERGTFQKALGKVKLEPKEFVSGTTLTEAFAAGQIDIAYIGPGPAINAIGRGMPVQIIAGASEAGAVLVARKDSAIKSYKDLAGKTVAVPSLGNTQDISLRHILNENDLKSKADGGNVTITPVAPADVMAAFAAKRVDATLVPEPWGAVLEAQGHRIIGTEKTVWRGGNYPTTIVIVNAKFAQANPALVTAFLKAHTDAVAFLNKSPAAAQAAVNKQLLALTGAKIDLRVLQRAFARTRFTTALDPAALKEYAALNVEAGYARSAPDLTPFLRK
- a CDS encoding ABC transporter permease, which encodes MTTLDHAGPARPARGPSRWVALAWQLLGLVLILGVWWLLTDVLKLYPPYVFPGPKAVWTEISYGLWGSGPQDGKLLSAIGGSLRRMLTGYLIAVALGVLVGLLMGAWRPLRTTLGAYLTGIQSVPSIAFVPFAILFFGLNERAALAVVILEGFIPMALAVSGALLNVPPALRVAGRTLGANALGLTLRVLLPASLPNILTGLRTAWSFAWRALVGGELLIGGVASLGEQLEVGRNTANVALVLATIIIIGLIGGLFDALLRTFEGRVRRDYGLEVPQ
- a CDS encoding ABC transporter ATP-binding protein; amino-acid sequence: MTTIMNAAGPAAASAAARGGAPLTLDSVTYRYHGRKATGAGVGPLNLHVAAGEFLCVVGPSGSGKSTLLSLLAGFLRPQTGQITLGGETIRGPHPRLTLVQQEPALFPWLTVAGNVAFGLRAGPRAERQSRVADALRQVGLAGYEGRRPHELSGGQRQRVALARALVTRPGLLLLDEPFSALDHATRTALADELLTLWRQSGVTVVFVTHQLDEALHLGQRIVALRDGEVALDAPASQTSVKELQSLLRV
- a CDS encoding MATE family efflux transporter, with the translated sequence MSAGAALNPSPSESIKSPARQIADLAVPVSLEMVIQLVLTFVNQVIVGALGAVAVAAVGLAGSLSFLFFVTLGALGSSTSILVARRWGAGDRPGVNQTLTLSVLTGGVLALLLTVPVVGLAGPLLRLAGGEEAVTLAATPYMQVAMLALIPGSLAWILSGALRSLGHARTPLVATVITVIVESLVAYGLVFGVGPLPQLGVVGAAWALVIANVLKVALLAYQIYGPRQLAALALPARAAWRTITGPLLSISAPLAFTEFAWSLGGFLYAAVFARVGTAALAASQIVGTLEGIFIVGSFGLMSAATVFTSRALGAGDAAGARLWLGRIGRAGLLTGASFGLLFALSALLVPPLFPRVGAEVHHIALVGVLISAVTQVAKVRNMIIGGGVLPGAADGRGVILGDVVGAFVVGLPLAIWLGLFTPLGVWGVFLGRSAEELVKVAIFEWRLRRVNWERLAQEQMGKEAVAAH